A single genomic interval of Candidatus Obscuribacterales bacterium harbors:
- a CDS encoding glycosyltransferase family 39 protein, with protein sequence MQASLIVIILLYLLVRLPWIFTVPMIEAPDEFAHYWVINYIRQYLTLPGPEAVAAAGPSGVYGSMPPFGYLAHVLISVCFPATQTTLVERFGSLLMGMVSIWAAFKTGKLLFPTSRFYALALPLLLVFHPQFVFVNTYANNDSTVSAAASVAIYLVVLSLKEGLSLARTAWLGVVLALIVLSKYSGLCVVPVAIVFMAVACWIHRLSTKEMIRQLAALVLVPLALAGAFFVRNFAVFNGDALGTQTMYKTWAETFHIEQHGQVSLWRTIKDKLWWQQVFQSFWAVFGYQNRYLPTKIYDTFFFIALAGFAGAFLQGVQAVRGLIAAGDRTRFVVPAIWAMMAMSLAANVFAMIYAALVNLGGPQGRYLFATELASMAILLVGMRAYGKAGNVMVVSFIVFCATVCVFSWHMLWTLFGWQAKPY encoded by the coding sequence TTGCAAGCTTCGCTGATCGTAATTATTCTCCTTTACCTGTTGGTCAGGTTGCCGTGGATATTTACGGTGCCGATGATCGAAGCGCCGGATGAGTTCGCACACTACTGGGTGATTAATTACATACGGCAGTATCTGACTTTGCCGGGTCCGGAAGCTGTGGCAGCGGCGGGTCCGTCGGGCGTCTACGGCTCGATGCCACCATTTGGGTATTTGGCGCACGTGTTAATTTCGGTTTGTTTTCCGGCTACGCAGACAACGCTTGTTGAAAGATTCGGCAGTTTGCTTATGGGGATGGTCTCCATCTGGGCTGCTTTTAAGACGGGGAAGCTACTGTTTCCCACGTCGCGGTTTTATGCGCTGGCTTTGCCATTACTGCTGGTGTTTCACCCGCAGTTTGTTTTTGTAAATACGTATGCAAATAATGATTCGACTGTTTCGGCTGCAGCGAGTGTGGCGATTTATTTAGTCGTGCTTTCACTCAAGGAAGGGCTGAGCCTTGCGCGGACTGCTTGGCTGGGAGTTGTGTTGGCATTGATTGTATTGAGCAAGTACTCCGGACTTTGCGTAGTGCCGGTTGCTATTGTCTTTATGGCGGTCGCTTGTTGGATTCATCGATTGTCTACCAAGGAGATGATTAGGCAGCTTGCGGCACTTGTATTAGTACCATTGGCTTTGGCGGGTGCATTCTTTGTTCGCAACTTTGCTGTATTCAACGGCGATGCGCTCGGTACGCAGACGATGTATAAAACCTGGGCTGAGACTTTTCATATCGAACAGCACGGGCAAGTATCACTGTGGCGGACTATCAAAGACAAACTTTGGTGGCAGCAAGTGTTTCAAAGTTTTTGGGCCGTGTTTGGCTATCAAAATAGATATTTGCCAACTAAGATTTACGACACATTTTTCTTTATCGCATTGGCGGGTTTCGCTGGAGCTTTCTTACAAGGCGTGCAAGCCGTTCGTGGTCTCATAGCTGCCGGTGATCGAACACGATTCGTCGTACCAGCAATATGGGCAATGATGGCCATGTCACTCGCAGCTAATGTCTTCGCGATGATCTACGCGGCATTGGTCAACCTGGGGGGACCACAGGGAAGATACTTGTTTGCAACGGAGTTGGCGTCTATGGCGATTCTGCTTGTCGGAATGCGCGCCTACGGCAAGGCGGGCAACGTGATGGTCGTGTCTTTCATCGTCTTCTGCGCGACAGTCTGCGTCTTCTCATGGCACATGTTGTGGACACTTTTCGGCTGGCAGGCTAAGCCGTATTAG
- a CDS encoding tetratricopeptide repeat protein, with product MDHETKQLLDELRDGQKRLALLLKKKTQDREKPKKDFWDRLGAIAPLISGLLIAGTGVYCSYSFNQQQLKLQEIQTIERFIPHLLGGEKSKQAAIMAMSSLTNTKVAAKMASLFASEGTVSALRTIAATGDTQDRTIATKAMSAALSNMAERYQEEERYEEAEQAYKKSLAIAEESDASENADASYSLERLAELYKMRGRYKEAEPLLKRALVIRRKAYGEKNLFVAETLKKLSELYSLQGKSKEAQTLLKEAVAIDSASTAEQKEKQVAESKPLKQEQVEETVAAPESKDLEPKGALNIEPAVESPVVPAEQMQQPVAQPKQQAQLQSQTTSMRHSPTGAPHVCRRRQFPEPKSIAATSVRVAE from the coding sequence ATGGACCACGAAACAAAGCAACTCCTTGACGAATTACGTGATGGTCAAAAACGCCTTGCACTCTTACTCAAGAAGAAAACTCAAGACAGAGAAAAACCCAAGAAAGATTTCTGGGATCGTCTCGGCGCAATCGCACCTTTAATTTCTGGTTTGCTAATCGCCGGCACCGGCGTCTACTGCAGCTACTCATTTAACCAGCAACAACTCAAGTTGCAAGAGATTCAAACTATCGAGCGCTTCATTCCTCACTTACTTGGTGGGGAGAAGAGCAAACAAGCGGCGATTATGGCAATGTCCTCTCTGACAAACACAAAAGTAGCCGCTAAGATGGCTTCGTTGTTTGCCAGCGAAGGCACCGTATCAGCTCTGCGCACAATCGCTGCAACAGGCGATACACAAGATCGCACCATTGCCACCAAAGCAATGTCGGCAGCGCTGAGCAATATGGCAGAACGCTACCAAGAAGAAGAGCGCTACGAAGAAGCTGAGCAAGCATACAAAAAGTCGCTGGCCATAGCAGAAGAATCCGACGCATCTGAAAATGCGGATGCTTCTTATAGCCTCGAACGTCTTGCTGAACTCTACAAGATGCGCGGCCGCTACAAAGAAGCAGAGCCTCTACTTAAGCGTGCGCTGGTAATCCGACGCAAAGCGTATGGCGAGAAAAACTTATTTGTTGCAGAGACTCTGAAAAAGCTTTCCGAACTCTATTCTCTCCAAGGCAAGAGCAAAGAAGCACAGACTCTTCTCAAAGAAGCAGTAGCCATCGACAGTGCCAGCACTGCCGAACAAAAAGAAAAACAAGTTGCTGAAAGCAAACCGCTCAAGCAAGAACAAGTCGAAGAGACAGTTGCTGCCCCCGAATCCAAAGACCTCGAACCAAAAGGCGCTTTAAACATAGAGCCAGCAGTCGAATCACCAGTTGTTCCCGCAGAGCAAATGCAACAGCCTGTTGCACAACCAAAACAACAGGCCCAATTACAATCACAAACCACCAGCATGAGGCACTCCCCTACCGGAGCGCCTCATGTTTGTCGTAGAAGACAATTTCCCGAACCAAAATCAATTGCTGCGACTTCAGTTCGCGTAGCTGAATAG
- a CDS encoding SMC family ATPase produces MIIQTITLHNFMSYADAKLDLTSVDVACLTGSNGAGKSAVLDAITWALWECGRSGSDELVRAGEKEMWVELAFQWEGVTYSVRRSRYKGAAKGPGKLPSKGNLEFKVNTDGNGTWLPLTGYGMRETQGAINKLLRMDYETFVNSVYLRQGKADEFTVKAPADRKDVLSEILGLRYFDDLQEKARDKAKSLKSQMEFLELCLAKLPELDEDLAFTKSEITKVSAEASAKADELQICQQEITELDAKITDFKMLETKSESEKKRLDELVSSVESIDKRVEEAGIKRAQLLEIVAKADAIETEWQNFEVVKSKLAELDEQGLAYQELTHKRQGFLAELMRQRMKLELDLENSQRQFNEILQRKEKLEKDTNNAHALSEQYSDFKQLMQQETDLLKRQEEHTQLTLRAEELKSKLTEARIRLSAELEQKQNAIVELSSLIESSQNLASERLQLEMEASRLDKLEAEFSLIEDKGLKLKETVEKAEQKIAELKRLIVANEAKIIELNDHSDASHCPLCASPIIDRVAVIERYDEENRAHRSEITELDQSIASGEAERQFLRVKYVEIRRELDRRKDLDIAIGQHNEKMKAIERAGDTINSLRAQVADLQAKIENHDFSIVERESLVSVKLRMTELDFDPAIFANLQSQIRGKRQIEFRYHQMQRDLTELEKLSQELPVLSGKVNTAKDQLSDECFGEEIRQQQNEVEVQISELNYDMAEHKIWRDRLKNLAHIQEEYHALENARVELPNLERQEKELGKERTSKTKQMQEISSNLESWKDQLQTMPETILRHEQLKQQANVVQNDKSELDKQIAVLESRQEQLETTKQDLKIKEENLATRKEELSDFQFLAEAFGKKGLQAVIIENAVPEIENEANKILARLSDHKMHLGLITQQETRSGKLVETLDLVVADEVGTRNYELYSGGEAFKVDFSVRVALSRLLSRRAGAKLQTLVIDEGFGSQDNASRERLVQAISSVKNDFARILVITHISEVKDMFPVEIQVSKQNGSSELKVVS; encoded by the coding sequence ATGATAATTCAGACAATAACACTTCATAACTTCATGAGCTACGCCGATGCCAAGCTTGACCTTACGTCGGTTGATGTGGCGTGTCTCACAGGCAGCAACGGCGCCGGTAAATCGGCCGTGCTCGACGCCATCACATGGGCACTCTGGGAATGTGGTCGTTCTGGTTCCGACGAACTCGTGCGTGCCGGTGAAAAGGAAATGTGGGTCGAACTCGCCTTTCAATGGGAAGGCGTCACTTATAGTGTGCGCCGCTCGCGATACAAAGGCGCGGCAAAAGGCCCAGGCAAATTGCCATCGAAAGGCAATCTTGAATTTAAGGTCAACACTGATGGTAATGGCACGTGGTTGCCACTGACCGGCTACGGCATGCGGGAGACACAAGGTGCCATTAACAAGTTGTTGCGCATGGACTACGAGACTTTCGTCAACAGTGTCTACTTGCGCCAGGGTAAAGCCGATGAATTTACGGTAAAAGCACCTGCTGACAGAAAAGATGTCTTGTCGGAAATTCTTGGATTGCGTTATTTCGACGACTTGCAAGAAAAGGCACGTGACAAAGCTAAGTCCTTGAAGTCGCAAATGGAATTTTTGGAACTCTGCCTTGCCAAACTTCCCGAATTAGACGAAGACCTTGCCTTTACCAAGTCAGAAATTACAAAAGTAAGCGCCGAAGCTTCAGCTAAGGCTGATGAATTGCAAATCTGCCAGCAAGAAATAACTGAACTCGATGCGAAAATTACCGACTTCAAAATGCTTGAGACTAAATCCGAAAGCGAGAAGAAGCGCCTGGATGAACTGGTCTCTTCTGTCGAGTCAATTGACAAGCGTGTTGAAGAAGCTGGAATTAAACGCGCTCAATTGCTCGAGATTGTTGCTAAAGCCGATGCCATTGAAACCGAATGGCAGAATTTCGAGGTCGTTAAATCGAAACTTGCCGAATTAGATGAGCAAGGACTGGCGTATCAAGAGCTGACACACAAACGCCAGGGATTTCTGGCAGAGCTCATGCGTCAACGAATGAAGTTGGAACTTGATCTGGAAAATAGTCAGCGTCAATTCAATGAAATTCTGCAGCGTAAGGAAAAGCTGGAGAAAGACACCAACAACGCCCATGCCTTGTCAGAGCAATATTCTGACTTTAAGCAATTGATGCAGCAGGAGACCGATCTTCTTAAACGACAAGAAGAACATACTCAGTTGACTCTGCGTGCCGAAGAGTTGAAATCGAAGCTAACCGAAGCACGCATTCGTTTGTCTGCCGAGTTAGAACAAAAGCAAAACGCAATTGTCGAGCTATCGTCACTTATTGAAAGCAGCCAGAATCTAGCTTCTGAAAGACTGCAGTTGGAGATGGAAGCCTCTCGATTGGACAAGCTTGAAGCGGAGTTTTCACTTATCGAAGACAAGGGACTCAAGCTGAAAGAGACCGTAGAAAAAGCCGAGCAGAAAATAGCCGAGCTGAAGCGCCTCATTGTTGCCAACGAAGCCAAGATCATTGAACTCAATGATCATTCAGATGCTAGTCATTGCCCGCTGTGCGCCTCTCCAATTATCGATAGAGTCGCCGTCATTGAACGATACGATGAAGAAAATCGCGCGCATCGCAGCGAAATAACCGAATTAGATCAATCAATTGCTAGCGGGGAAGCAGAGCGTCAATTCTTGCGCGTGAAGTATGTGGAAATTCGTCGCGAATTAGATAGGCGCAAAGACTTGGATATCGCCATCGGGCAACACAACGAAAAGATGAAAGCAATTGAGCGTGCAGGCGATACTATCAATTCCTTGCGTGCACAAGTAGCCGACTTGCAAGCCAAGATAGAAAACCATGACTTCTCCATTGTTGAAAGAGAAAGCCTGGTCTCTGTCAAATTGCGCATGACGGAACTGGATTTTGATCCAGCAATATTTGCCAATCTTCAGTCACAGATTAGGGGCAAACGTCAAATTGAATTCCGTTACCACCAAATGCAAAGAGATTTGACCGAGCTAGAAAAGCTAAGTCAGGAACTCCCGGTGTTATCCGGAAAGGTAAATACTGCCAAAGATCAGTTAAGTGATGAGTGTTTTGGAGAAGAAATCCGCCAACAACAAAACGAAGTTGAAGTGCAGATAAGCGAACTCAACTATGACATGGCAGAACATAAAATCTGGCGCGACCGCCTGAAGAATCTTGCTCATATCCAAGAGGAATACCACGCTCTGGAAAATGCCCGTGTCGAACTTCCTAACTTGGAACGCCAAGAAAAAGAACTTGGCAAAGAAAGAACCTCCAAGACAAAGCAAATGCAAGAGATCTCCTCCAATTTAGAGTCGTGGAAAGATCAATTACAAACAATGCCCGAGACTATTTTGCGACACGAACAGCTCAAGCAACAAGCCAACGTCGTTCAGAATGATAAATCCGAACTCGACAAGCAAATTGCCGTCCTCGAATCACGGCAGGAACAACTAGAGACGACCAAACAAGATCTAAAAATCAAAGAAGAAAATCTCGCAACGCGCAAAGAAGAACTCTCCGACTTCCAATTCCTCGCCGAAGCATTCGGCAAGAAAGGACTACAAGCCGTCATCATCGAAAATGCTGTCCCCGAAATCGAAAACGAAGCCAACAAAATTCTCGCGCGTTTATCCGATCACAAAATGCATCTGGGTCTAATCACCCAACAGGAAACCCGCTCCGGCAAACTCGTTGAAACATTGGATCTCGTCGTCGCCGACGAAGTCGGCACCCGCAACTACGAACTCTACAGCGGAGGCGAAGCCTTCAAAGTAGACTTCTCCGTCCGCGTCGCCCTCTCCCGTCTGCTTTCCCGCCGCGCCGGCGCAAAATTACAAACACTCGTAATCGACGAAGGCTTCGGCTCCCAAGACAACGCCAGCCGCGAACGCTTAGTCCAAGCCATCAGCTCCGTAAAAAACGACTTCGCCCGCATCCTAGTAATCACCCACATCTCCGAAGTAAAAGACATGTTCCCCGTAGAAATCCAAGTCTCCAAACAAAACGGATCTTCAGAGTTGAAGGTAGTGTCTTAG
- a CDS encoding fused MFS/spermidine synthase gives MSSQRNSAFSSSGRAFLLLSLFVLFLSGTSCLIYEIAWSRLLAQAFGSTLPAICTVLTVFLGGLALGAYILSGKWTDRGNPLLICSCLELLIGAYAFFVPTICRSIEFRQFVSGISAGYLAQILPIAILLAPTIFMGATLPVICRVYKGMPDKTLTLSSLAYALNTAGAVAGAALAGFVLLPTLGIQMTTFAGCAINIVAALICLLLSRTKLPEAQGDNTKKAKSNKQFSYLLCVLLGLSGVLGIVLEVVWTRYFTLIMGSTTYAFSSVLIAVLLGLAIGALLVSIALKKIEDPLTTISVAFLATSLLAYLGMVSFGSLPSWYAGTVEGLSKGQDLAFSTLLAIQFLTILVVVLPPTITNGLVFPLCLKALNTSAESTPAEVGKLYGVNSLGSIAGAWLAGFVLIPWLSNIFPSGIQATIFFVCILFFALALSAFYYCLTFKEQCGYSNDRGPDKRLLGSFVTVIVIFGYLRLPHWNEPIITSGLSINPVANADVLKAMQQPQTLGQTLYYKEGLNSVVTVTQLPQLNVNVLKNNGKAEAALPIDINSPAPTSDLSTQTLLGLLPVLFHPNKAENVLVIGFGSGETCGSMLQSSDIEYLTAVDLESAVFEASKYFESVNHKPLEDKRVRAVTADGANFLLRGAGACNAPLRSDREHATGADRSGREDTNGTEHSDREHAMASTGYDLIVSQPADPWVSGVSDLYTRELWEQAANRLNPNGIFCQWVQLYDITPQYLGVILRTFQSVFPDTYIFHQKESAEIILIGSKDPYQINEQLLIKRFNEESIRKELARIEIHKPQQIADMLALTPDEVNQLTTKIGQQTNDYRLNTSDNLLTEYQLPRLLSGKQRVCEECLHMLIK, from the coding sequence GTGTCATCACAAAGGAATTCAGCTTTCAGCTCGTCGGGAAGAGCATTTTTGCTTTTGTCGCTGTTTGTCCTTTTTCTTTCCGGCACTAGTTGCCTCATCTACGAAATTGCCTGGTCACGCCTTTTAGCGCAGGCCTTTGGTTCCACCTTACCCGCTATATGTACGGTTCTAACGGTTTTTCTAGGCGGGCTCGCGCTTGGCGCGTATATATTGAGTGGCAAGTGGACCGATAGAGGCAATCCCTTGCTGATTTGTTCCTGCTTGGAACTACTAATTGGTGCCTACGCTTTTTTTGTGCCGACTATTTGTCGATCAATTGAATTCAGACAATTTGTAAGTGGTATATCCGCTGGATATCTCGCTCAGATTTTGCCGATAGCGATCTTGTTGGCGCCCACCATATTTATGGGAGCAACTTTACCAGTAATATGTCGTGTTTATAAAGGCATGCCGGACAAGACGCTTACTTTGTCATCGCTTGCTTACGCTTTAAATACTGCAGGAGCTGTTGCGGGAGCAGCACTTGCTGGATTTGTGCTTTTGCCGACGCTTGGTATTCAAATGACGACTTTTGCTGGTTGCGCAATCAACATCGTTGCGGCACTTATTTGTCTGTTGTTGTCCAGAACTAAATTGCCCGAAGCCCAAGGCGACAATACAAAAAAAGCCAAATCGAACAAACAATTCTCATATTTATTGTGCGTGCTGTTGGGCTTGTCCGGCGTATTGGGAATTGTCTTGGAGGTTGTTTGGACTCGCTACTTCACTTTGATAATGGGCTCGACCACTTATGCTTTTTCGTCTGTATTAATTGCTGTTTTATTAGGTCTAGCAATAGGAGCATTGCTTGTTTCGATTGCACTTAAGAAGATTGAAGATCCACTAACAACGATTTCAGTCGCATTCTTAGCAACATCACTACTTGCCTATTTGGGAATGGTATCTTTTGGATCTTTGCCCTCTTGGTATGCGGGAACCGTAGAAGGCTTGTCCAAAGGACAAGATCTCGCATTTTCAACATTGCTGGCAATTCAGTTTCTTACTATCCTCGTTGTCGTTCTTCCACCGACAATTACAAATGGACTTGTCTTTCCTCTTTGCCTGAAGGCACTAAATACTTCCGCCGAGTCTACGCCTGCGGAAGTCGGCAAGCTCTATGGGGTAAATTCGCTGGGATCAATTGCAGGTGCGTGGCTTGCAGGATTTGTTCTTATTCCCTGGTTGAGCAATATTTTTCCAAGTGGCATTCAAGCAACGATATTCTTTGTTTGTATTCTGTTTTTTGCGCTTGCACTCTCGGCGTTTTATTATTGTCTAACATTCAAAGAACAATGTGGTTATTCAAACGACAGAGGACCAGACAAAAGACTTCTTGGATCATTTGTCACAGTCATTGTTATCTTTGGTTATTTGAGATTGCCTCACTGGAACGAGCCAATAATAACTAGTGGACTGTCTATCAATCCGGTTGCGAATGCGGATGTATTGAAAGCGATGCAGCAGCCACAAACGCTTGGGCAGACTTTGTATTACAAAGAAGGGCTTAATTCAGTGGTCACGGTGACGCAGTTGCCGCAATTGAATGTCAACGTTTTGAAAAACAATGGCAAAGCGGAAGCGGCGCTGCCGATAGACATAAACAGTCCGGCGCCGACGAGTGATTTATCGACACAGACATTGCTGGGACTTTTGCCGGTGTTATTTCATCCGAACAAAGCAGAGAATGTTTTGGTGATCGGGTTTGGTAGTGGTGAGACATGCGGATCGATGTTGCAATCGAGTGACATCGAGTATCTGACGGCAGTCGATCTTGAGTCGGCAGTATTTGAAGCGAGTAAATATTTTGAGTCGGTCAATCACAAGCCGTTGGAAGATAAGCGAGTGAGAGCGGTAACAGCAGATGGAGCGAATTTTTTGTTGAGGGGTGCGGGCGCATGCAATGCGCCCCTACGCAGCGACAGGGAACATGCGACGGGTGCAGATCGCAGCGGCAGAGAAGATACGAATGGCACAGAACACAGCGACAGAGAACATGCGATGGCATCGACGGGCTATGACCTGATTGTTTCGCAGCCGGCGGATCCGTGGGTGAGTGGGGTTTCTGATTTATACACTCGAGAACTTTGGGAGCAGGCAGCAAATAGGCTAAACCCAAATGGGATATTCTGTCAGTGGGTTCAGTTGTATGACATAACGCCGCAATATTTGGGCGTTATTCTGCGGACATTTCAATCAGTTTTTCCTGACACCTATATTTTTCACCAGAAAGAGTCAGCAGAGATTATTCTGATTGGCAGCAAGGACCCGTATCAAATCAATGAGCAGTTATTGATTAAGCGCTTCAACGAAGAATCAATTCGCAAGGAACTTGCGCGCATAGAAATTCATAAGCCACAGCAAATTGCCGACATGCTTGCGTTGACGCCGGATGAAGTCAATCAATTGACGACAAAGATTGGACAACAGACAAACGACTATCGTCTGAATACGAGCGACAATTTGCTGACCGAATATCAACTGCCACGACTATTGTCGGGCAAGCAGCGAGTATGCGAAGAGTGCCTTCACATGCTCATTAAGTAG
- a CDS encoding HEAT repeat domain-containing protein, whose translation MESNKFSLNGYAGNYLKAGSESLTNEECWILAVDEDHQVRRRVAENRLCPVEVLIALSSDRHEDVRIAVGEHPDVPDVVLNHLAEDESDDVRYALAENANVCSEILLKLTEDNNPYVCHRARQTLKILNPASVTELNPRTTNSSYLMSM comes from the coding sequence ATGGAAAGTAATAAGTTCTCTCTTAATGGTTACGCGGGCAATTATTTGAAAGCAGGCAGCGAAAGTCTTACAAACGAAGAATGTTGGATTTTAGCGGTCGACGAAGATCACCAGGTACGCAGACGCGTAGCGGAAAACCGTCTGTGTCCTGTCGAAGTTCTCATCGCTTTGTCATCGGATCGTCACGAAGATGTTCGGATTGCTGTTGGTGAGCATCCAGACGTTCCAGATGTAGTCTTAAACCATTTGGCTGAGGATGAATCTGATGATGTTCGTTATGCACTGGCAGAGAATGCAAATGTTTGTTCGGAGATTTTGCTGAAACTGACTGAGGATAACAATCCATACGTTTGCCACCGAGCAAGACAGACGCTGAAGATACTTAATCCAGCTTCAGTAACCGAACTAAACCCAAGGACCACAAATTCGTCCTACTTAATGAGCATGTGA
- a CDS encoding response regulator produces the protein MSYRLLVVEDSPTQLLTIKSLLEKEGYSVLSAANGAAGLALAYKESPDLIISDVVMSGINGYQLCRLVKNDPELSNTPVILLTKLEGSLDRFWGLKSGADRHIPKEPGFTSLITAVRETLGEAQSRPRLRVFPSDNHSISTEEISNRLNQLLERLLFESTIVDEARKIGEDILDLGLIADKLFALLSSIIDYQAAALVVNHGQNSTLMIDASRESIVNDVSSYVAGLALQLGLPPLQEEVPKTNELYDNALTQPIDSAGLRIGLLVVVPHNHQVYKPGDQKVLRLVCEQLSTVLRLYLSHAAREGEVAFRQ, from the coding sequence ATGAGCTACCGATTATTAGTCGTTGAGGACAGTCCGACCCAGCTGCTCACCATAAAGAGCTTGTTGGAGAAAGAAGGCTATAGCGTGCTTTCCGCCGCTAATGGGGCAGCCGGTCTTGCATTGGCATATAAGGAATCTCCCGACCTCATAATTTCCGATGTGGTCATGTCGGGAATTAACGGCTATCAGCTGTGCCGGTTGGTCAAAAATGACCCGGAGCTGTCCAACACACCGGTTATTTTGCTGACCAAATTAGAGGGCTCCCTCGATAGATTTTGGGGACTAAAGTCCGGAGCAGACAGGCATATTCCCAAAGAACCAGGATTTACCAGCTTAATAACAGCCGTGCGAGAAACATTAGGTGAGGCACAGAGTCGCCCGCGCCTGAGAGTTTTTCCAAGCGACAATCATTCAATAAGCACTGAAGAGATTAGCAATCGCCTAAATCAATTGTTGGAGCGCCTTCTATTTGAAAGCACGATTGTTGATGAGGCGCGCAAAATCGGTGAGGACATTCTCGACCTTGGTTTAATCGCCGACAAACTATTTGCTCTTTTGTCATCAATCATCGACTATCAAGCAGCTGCGCTGGTTGTTAATCATGGTCAGAACTCCACCTTAATGATTGACGCATCAAGAGAAAGTATTGTCAATGATGTTTCCTCATACGTTGCCGGTCTCGCACTGCAGTTGGGGCTGCCGCCGCTTCAGGAAGAAGTGCCGAAGACTAATGAGCTGTACGACAACGCACTTACGCAACCAATTGACTCAGCCGGCTTGAGAATCGGCTTGCTCGTTGTTGTGCCGCACAATCATCAGGTTTATAAACCCGGCGACCAAAAGGTACTGCGCCTCGTCTGCGAACAACTTTCAACAGTATTACGCCTTTATCTTTCGCACGCTGCGCGTGAAGGCGAAGTTGCTTTTAGACAGTAG
- a CDS encoding J domain-containing protein has translation MPETTEFSSEPIDDKARSLIHALKQSYEQGDDEAVVSAYKQLTQLIRNRISGQSATSQAEVPDNFVPVGRFYEILGIQPLSSSRQVHVGYLRSIRKLLVHRTKGDERDFITRLEEICLAHDVLREPETRVDYDFRLLKVRGGGNALADELNALETTVVPRSGKVHLKIGELLQSSEIIDMTELAAAVDMHKAMPEMLFGQFMVKSGFINQRQLDTVLEAQKLIGEGRITVAQFQAGMKAFKETGIPLLAYLEQEGWVDDRPV, from the coding sequence ATGCCGGAAACAACCGAGTTTAGCTCCGAACCAATTGATGACAAAGCACGCTCCCTGATCCACGCTCTGAAGCAGAGCTACGAGCAGGGTGACGATGAGGCTGTGGTCTCGGCTTATAAGCAGCTAACCCAGCTGATTCGTAATCGCATAAGCGGTCAAAGCGCGACTTCCCAAGCCGAAGTCCCAGACAATTTCGTACCGGTCGGTCGCTTCTATGAAATTTTAGGCATCCAGCCACTTTCTTCCAGCCGGCAAGTACACGTCGGTTATTTGCGTTCTATAAGAAAACTTCTCGTACACCGCACAAAGGGCGACGAAAGAGACTTCATTACAAGACTCGAAGAAATCTGCCTGGCGCATGACGTATTGCGCGAGCCGGAGACAAGAGTCGATTACGACTTCCGCCTGCTCAAAGTGCGTGGCGGCGGCAATGCTTTAGCTGACGAGCTAAACGCATTGGAGACTACAGTTGTCCCCCGCTCAGGCAAGGTGCATTTAAAAATCGGCGAATTACTTCAGAGTTCAGAAATCATCGATATGACAGAACTGGCAGCAGCCGTCGACATGCACAAAGCAATGCCGGAAATGCTCTTTGGTCAATTCATGGTCAAGTCCGGCTTTATCAATCAAAGACAACTAGATACAGTTTTAGAAGCGCAAAAGCTAATTGGCGAAGGACGCATTACGGTCGCCCAATTCCAGGCCGGCATGAAAGCCTTCAAAGAGACGGGCATTCCGCTATTAGCCTATCTAGAACAAGAAGGCTGGGTTGACGATCGCCCTGTTTAA
- the rsmG gene encoding 16S rRNA (guanine(527)-N(7))-methyltransferase RsmG — protein sequence MDVMTSIAEKAKLVNVDLTAEQVEAFEIYLRELAAFNEHTNLVSKADAEIVIDNHIMDSLTLVPVIQRLCEGRESGLIDIGSGAGFPGLILAVACPYLKVTLVESIGKKCNFLQACAESMSVDSRVQVFSERAEELAHGRDFRESFEFATARAVGNVEMISEFCVPFLRSGGYLLAQKSRAQLAEVDPARAALQILGGNVEEIIDIVNPATEKDFTLVLIKKVKATPAKYPRSFGQIKKSGIK from the coding sequence ATGGATGTGATGACGTCAATCGCTGAGAAAGCTAAATTAGTAAATGTCGACTTGACCGCGGAGCAGGTCGAGGCATTCGAGATATATCTCCGGGAACTTGCGGCTTTCAACGAGCACACGAATTTAGTATCGAAAGCCGATGCTGAGATTGTCATCGACAATCACATTATGGATTCGTTGACTTTGGTGCCGGTGATTCAACGCTTATGCGAAGGGCGTGAGTCAGGGCTTATCGACATCGGCTCGGGAGCAGGTTTTCCTGGGTTGATACTTGCTGTGGCGTGTCCTTACTTGAAGGTCACTCTCGTGGAGTCGATCGGCAAGAAGTGCAACTTCCTTCAGGCATGCGCGGAGTCCATGTCCGTGGATTCACGCGTACAAGTCTTTAGCGAGCGCGCGGAAGAACTTGCGCACGGACGTGATTTCCGGGAGTCGTTCGAATTTGCGACGGCTCGCGCTGTGGGTAACGTCGAGATGATTTCCGAATTCTGCGTACCGTTTTTGCGCTCTGGAGGCTATCTTCTCGCCCAAAAATCCCGCGCTCAACTTGCAGAAGTTGATCCAGCACGCGCCGCGCTGCAAATCCTCGGCGGCAACGTCGAAGAAATAATCGACATCGTCAACCCGGCGACGGAAAAGGATTTCACGCTTGTGTTGATTAAGAAGGTCAAAGCCACGCCGGCGAAGTACCCGCGATCATTCGGGCAAATTAAGAAGAGTGGGATCAAGTAG